From a region of the Mycobacterium sp. SMC-8 genome:
- the egtD gene encoding L-histidine N(alpha)-methyltransferase — translation MSPPSLSLTNHLAADAAEEALRRDVRHGLTRYPKTLPPKWFYDAVGSDLFDQITRLPEYYPTRAEAQILRARAAEIAEVSGADTLVELGSGTSEKTRTLLDALRDRGALHRFIPFDVDASVLQEAGAAIQREYPGVEVDAVCGDFEEHLGEIPAVGRRLVAFLGSTIGNLTPEPRAAFLTAVAAFMRPGDTLLLGTDLVKDTGRLVRAYDDSAGVTARFNRNVLAVVNRELGADFDLDAFEHVALWNGQEERIEMWLRSTRPQSVRIPMLDLDVEFAAGEQMLTEVSCKFRPSGVERELAAAGLRRTRWWTDEAGDFGLSLAVK, via the coding sequence ATGTCGCCTCCGTCTTTGTCCCTGACCAACCATCTCGCCGCCGACGCCGCCGAGGAGGCGTTGCGCCGCGACGTGCGGCACGGCCTGACCCGGTACCCGAAAACGCTTCCGCCGAAATGGTTTTACGACGCCGTGGGCAGCGACCTGTTCGATCAGATCACCCGGCTGCCGGAGTACTACCCGACCCGCGCGGAGGCACAGATCCTGCGGGCCCGCGCCGCCGAGATCGCCGAGGTCTCCGGGGCGGACACCCTGGTGGAGCTCGGCAGCGGAACGTCGGAGAAGACGCGCACCCTGCTCGACGCGCTGCGCGACCGCGGGGCGCTGCACCGCTTCATCCCGTTCGACGTGGACGCCTCCGTGCTTCAGGAGGCGGGCGCGGCGATCCAGCGCGAATATCCCGGCGTCGAGGTCGACGCCGTGTGCGGCGACTTCGAGGAGCACCTGGGTGAGATCCCGGCGGTGGGCCGGCGCCTGGTGGCGTTCCTGGGTTCGACGATCGGCAACCTCACCCCGGAACCGCGCGCGGCGTTCCTGACCGCGGTGGCCGCGTTCATGCGGCCCGGCGACACGCTGCTGCTGGGCACCGACCTGGTCAAGGACACCGGCCGGTTGGTGCGTGCCTACGACGACAGTGCCGGCGTGACAGCACGTTTCAACCGCAATGTGCTCGCTGTGGTGAACCGCGAGCTGGGCGCCGACTTCGACCTCGACGCGTTCGAACACGTCGCGCTCTGGAATGGACAGGAGGAACGCATCGAGATGTGGCTGCGGTCGACGCGCCCACAGAGCGTGCGCATTCCGATGCTGGATCTGGACGTCGAGTTCGCGGCCGGTGAGCAGATGCTGACCGAGGTGTCGTGCAAGTTCCGGCCGTCCGGCGTCGAGCGGGAACTCGCCGCCGCCGGCCTGCGCCGGACCCGGTGGTGGACCGACGAGGCCGGGGACTTCGGCCTGTCGCTGGCGGTCAAGTGA
- the egtC gene encoding ergothioneine biosynthesis protein EgtC produces MCRHLGWLGDPVSIASLVLEPPSGLLVQSYSPRRQKHGLMNADGWGVGFFDGPVARRWRSAAPLWGDTSFASVAPALRSGCVVAAVRSASVGMPIEASASAPFTDGAWLLSHNGLVDRSVLPASPHAESVNDSALLAALIFDRGMDALGDTVAEVAAHDPNARLNILAGNGSRLLATTWGDTLSVLRRDDGVVLASEPYDDNPAWQEVPDRHLVEVEGTHVHLTPLKGS; encoded by the coding sequence ATGTGTAGGCACCTGGGCTGGCTCGGTGATCCCGTCTCGATCGCGTCGCTGGTGCTCGAGCCACCCTCGGGACTACTGGTGCAATCGTATTCGCCGCGCCGACAGAAGCACGGGTTGATGAACGCCGACGGCTGGGGTGTGGGCTTTTTCGACGGCCCGGTGGCACGACGCTGGCGCAGCGCCGCACCGCTGTGGGGCGACACGTCGTTCGCGTCCGTGGCCCCGGCGCTGCGCAGCGGCTGCGTAGTCGCCGCCGTGCGGTCCGCCAGCGTGGGCATGCCCATCGAGGCCTCGGCGTCGGCGCCGTTCACCGACGGCGCCTGGCTGCTGTCCCACAACGGGCTCGTCGACCGGTCGGTGCTGCCGGCCTCGCCGCACGCCGAGTCGGTCAACGACAGCGCGCTGCTCGCGGCACTGATCTTCGACCGCGGCATGGACGCACTCGGCGACACCGTGGCAGAGGTGGCCGCCCACGACCCGAACGCACGCCTGAACATCCTGGCCGGCAATGGTTCCCGGCTGCTGGCCACCACCTGGGGTGACACGTTGTCGGTCCTGCGCCGCGACGACGGCGTGGTGCTCGCCAGCGAACCCTACGACGACAACCCGGCCTGGCAGGAGGTTCCGGATCGTCACCTCGTCGAAGTCGAAGGCACACACGTGCACCTGACCCCGCTGAAAGGATCGTGA
- the egtB gene encoding ergothioneine biosynthesis protein EgtB: protein MTTREVLAGELTRARDRTLRLVDFDDAELRRQYDPLMSPLVWDLAHIGQQEELWLLRGGDPNRPGLLSPQVNDLYDAFVHSRASRVDLPLLPPTDARSYCATVRGKVLDALDALPEDHPDAFTFALVVSHENQHDETMLQALSLRSGAPILDRGAELPAGRAGVAGSSVLVPAGEFVLGVDALTEPFSLDNERPAHIVDVPAFRIGRVPVTNAEWQQFVDDGGYQQPRWWSDAGWAHCRQAGLTAPLFWNAGTLAGTRTRFGHVEDIPGDEPVQHVTYYEAEAYAAWAGARLPTEIEWEKACAWDPVSGTRRRYPWGTTEPTTDIANLGGAALRPAPVGAYPHGASAYGAEQMLGDVWEWTTSSLRPWPGFTPMIYEQYSQPFFDGTASGEYRVLRGGSWAVAPNILRPSFRNWDHPIRRQIFSGVRLVWDV, encoded by the coding sequence GTGACGACACGCGAGGTACTCGCCGGCGAACTGACCAGGGCCAGGGACCGCACGCTGCGGCTGGTCGACTTCGATGATGCCGAATTGCGGCGCCAGTACGACCCGCTGATGAGCCCGCTGGTCTGGGACCTCGCCCACATCGGCCAGCAAGAGGAGCTGTGGCTGCTGCGCGGCGGTGACCCGAACCGACCCGGGCTGCTTTCCCCGCAGGTCAACGATCTCTACGACGCCTTCGTGCACTCCCGCGCCAGCCGCGTCGACCTGCCGCTGCTGCCGCCGACCGACGCACGCAGCTACTGCGCGACGGTGCGCGGCAAGGTGCTCGACGCGCTGGACGCGTTGCCCGAGGACCACCCCGACGCCTTCACGTTCGCATTGGTGGTCAGCCACGAGAATCAGCACGACGAGACCATGCTGCAGGCCCTGAGCCTGCGGTCCGGTGCGCCGATCCTCGATCGGGGAGCCGAGCTGCCGGCCGGCCGGGCCGGGGTGGCCGGCAGCTCGGTCCTGGTTCCGGCCGGTGAGTTCGTGCTGGGCGTCGACGCACTGACCGAACCGTTCTCGCTGGACAACGAGCGGCCCGCACACATCGTCGACGTGCCCGCCTTCCGCATCGGCCGCGTGCCGGTCACCAACGCCGAGTGGCAGCAGTTCGTCGACGACGGCGGCTATCAGCAGCCGCGGTGGTGGTCGGACGCGGGCTGGGCGCACTGCCGGCAGGCCGGCCTGACCGCCCCGCTGTTCTGGAACGCCGGAACCCTGGCGGGTACCCGCACCCGCTTCGGGCACGTCGAGGACATCCCCGGGGACGAGCCCGTCCAGCACGTCACCTACTACGAGGCCGAGGCGTACGCGGCGTGGGCCGGCGCCCGACTGCCCACCGAGATCGAGTGGGAGAAGGCCTGCGCCTGGGACCCGGTGAGCGGGACCAGGCGGCGATATCCCTGGGGGACAACCGAACCCACCACCGACATCGCCAACCTCGGCGGTGCAGCGCTGCGCCCGGCGCCCGTCGGCGCCTACCCGCACGGCGCGTCGGCCTACGGAGCCGAGCAGATGCTCGGCGACGTGTGGGAGTGGACGACGTCGTCGCTGCGGCCGTGGCCCGGCTTCACGCCGATGATCTACGAGCAGTATTCGCAGCCGTTCTTCGACGGCACCGCGTCCGGCGAGTACCGGGTGCTGCGCGGTGGGTCGTGGGCGGTGGCGCCGAACATCCTGCGCCCCAGTTTCCGTAACTGGGATCACCCGATCCGCAGGCAGATCTTCTCCGGCGTGCGGCTGGTGTGGGATGTGTAG
- the egtA gene encoding ergothioneine biosynthesis glutamate--cysteine ligase EgtA translates to MASTMASGEVAGPRVDSLTSAEMAAHRIVDRCLTDSPVGPVGLEIEAHCYDLADLRRRPGWDELTAIIAALPPLPGGSLVTVEPGGAVELSGPPAGGVAAAVAAMAADRAVLRDAFGRNGLGLALLGADPLRPAERVNPGARYAAMETFFRASGTPAAGAAMMTSTASVQVNVEAGPQPGWADRVRLAHALGPTMIAVTANSPILGHDFTGWQSTRQLVWSRLDSARCGPILGASGADPASDWARYALRAPVMLVHNPDPVPVTDWVPFADWADGRVLLGNRRPTAADLDYHLTTLFPPVRPRGFLEVRYLDSVPDPVWPAVVFTLTTLLDDPAAADIAAEATEPVATAWDRAAQLGLQDRRLRRAAVRCVQAAAERAPTRLEESMAMLVRSVEQGRCPADDFADRVVAYGIAPAVTALAQGEL, encoded by the coding sequence ATGGCAAGCACCATGGCGTCCGGCGAGGTCGCCGGACCACGCGTGGATTCACTGACCAGCGCGGAAATGGCGGCACACCGCATCGTCGACCGGTGCCTGACGGACAGTCCGGTGGGGCCGGTGGGCCTGGAGATCGAGGCCCACTGCTACGACCTGGCCGATCTCCGACGCAGGCCCGGCTGGGACGAACTCACGGCGATCATCGCCGCGCTGCCCCCACTGCCGGGCGGCAGCCTGGTCACTGTCGAACCCGGCGGGGCGGTGGAGTTGTCGGGTCCCCCCGCCGGCGGCGTGGCCGCCGCGGTGGCGGCGATGGCCGCGGACCGGGCGGTGCTTCGGGACGCGTTCGGCCGGAACGGGCTCGGGCTGGCGCTGCTGGGCGCGGACCCGCTGCGGCCTGCCGAGCGGGTCAACCCCGGCGCCCGGTACGCGGCGATGGAGACGTTCTTCCGGGCCAGCGGCACCCCGGCCGCCGGAGCGGCGATGATGACCTCGACCGCCTCGGTGCAGGTGAACGTCGAGGCGGGCCCGCAGCCGGGCTGGGCCGACCGGGTGCGGCTGGCGCACGCGCTCGGGCCCACGATGATCGCGGTCACCGCGAACTCGCCGATCCTCGGCCACGACTTCACCGGTTGGCAGTCCACTCGGCAACTGGTCTGGAGCCGCCTGGATTCCGCCCGGTGCGGGCCGATCCTCGGGGCCAGCGGTGCCGACCCTGCCAGCGACTGGGCGCGCTACGCGCTGCGCGCGCCGGTGATGCTGGTGCACAACCCGGATCCGGTGCCGGTCACCGACTGGGTGCCGTTCGCCGACTGGGCCGACGGGCGGGTGCTGCTCGGGAACCGCAGGCCGACCGCCGCCGACCTCGACTATCACCTCACCACGCTGTTTCCGCCGGTGCGGCCCCGTGGCTTTCTGGAGGTGCGCTACCTCGACAGCGTCCCGGATCCGGTGTGGCCCGCCGTGGTGTTCACGCTGACCACGCTGCTGGACGATCCGGCGGCGGCCGACATCGCCGCCGAGGCCACCGAGCCGGTGGCCACCGCATGGGACCGTGCCGCCCAACTCGGACTGCAAGACCGCCGGCTGCGACGCGCCGCCGTGCGGTGCGTGCAGGCCGCGGCCGAACGCGCACCCACCCGACTCGAGGAATCGATGGCGATGCTCGTACGTTCGGTGGAACAGGGTCGCTGCCCGGCCGACGATTTCGCCGACCGTGTGGTGGCGTACGGGATCGCGCCCGCGGTCACCGCACTGGCACAAGGGGAGTTGTGA
- a CDS encoding sensor domain-containing protein produces the protein MAMSVASAAPAQARPSDPGVVNYAVMSKGAVGNIVGARLRFESVFTRPFQAFWVDNPVCNNWADIGLPEVYNDPDLAAFNGATTHESPTDMAHFVKQAVGVFATAEAADRAFYRLVDRTVGCDGQTTAMHLDNVTTQVWTFTGGPTTATDANWVKQEAGTDRRCFVTTRLRENVLLQAKVCQSGNGGPAVNVLAGAMQNTLGQ, from the coding sequence ATGGCGATGTCGGTGGCGTCGGCAGCCCCCGCACAGGCGCGTCCGTCGGATCCCGGCGTCGTGAACTACGCGGTGATGAGCAAGGGCGCGGTCGGCAACATCGTCGGCGCCCGCCTGCGGTTCGAGTCCGTGTTCACCCGCCCCTTCCAGGCGTTCTGGGTGGACAACCCGGTCTGCAACAACTGGGCTGACATCGGACTGCCCGAGGTGTACAACGACCCCGACCTCGCGGCGTTCAACGGCGCCACCACCCACGAGTCGCCCACCGACATGGCACATTTCGTCAAGCAGGCGGTCGGGGTCTTCGCGACCGCCGAGGCCGCCGACCGCGCGTTCTACCGGCTCGTGGACCGCACGGTCGGCTGCGACGGCCAGACCACGGCGATGCACCTGGACAACGTCACCACCCAGGTGTGGACGTTCACCGGCGGCCCGACCACCGCCACCGACGCGAACTGGGTCAAGCAGGAGGCCGGCACCGACCGCCGGTGCTTCGTCACCACCCGGCTGCGGGAGAACGTGCTGCTGCAAGCAAAGGTGTGCCAATCGGGCAACGGCGGCCCGGCGGTCAACGTGCTGGCCGGCGCGATGCAGAACACGCTGGGGCAATAA
- the mrf gene encoding ribosome hibernation factor-recruiting GTPase MRF yields the protein MRTPVVVVTGQSDTDGVADVLLGDAGTAWVEHRFDGHVVHRSTTVVSDGVTVVEDAVLELTRCCVHCTVREDLIAHLTRLHRTPGVDRIAVRLAPWMEPEPVCFVLGHSRAARDVTVAAVVTTVDTATWLPQALGDAELDDGRTVAQVVVGQVEFSDVVVLNRPEPETLAVVRRLTPAARVTVGTERLNQALAHLEPQARRGRIDDPHGSLLSGQPPLAPAGGVGLMEFQSRRPFHPARLHTAVDLLLEGVVRTKGRLWLATRPEQVVWLESAGGGLRVTPAGKWLAAMTSREVAYVAPERRAMADLIWDYRHGDRHTSMTVLVCGAQPAEIRDALGAALLTDDEMQQPQDWRRYEDPFGIFLDGHAGEGRLA from the coding sequence ATGCGCACGCCGGTCGTCGTCGTGACGGGACAGAGCGACACCGACGGGGTCGCCGATGTGCTCCTGGGTGACGCCGGAACGGCGTGGGTGGAGCACCGGTTCGACGGGCACGTGGTGCACCGCAGCACCACCGTCGTCTCCGACGGGGTGACTGTCGTCGAGGACGCGGTGCTCGAGCTCACCAGGTGCTGCGTGCACTGCACCGTGCGTGAAGATCTGATCGCGCACCTCACCCGGTTGCACCGCACACCTGGCGTGGACCGAATCGCCGTGCGTCTGGCGCCGTGGATGGAGCCGGAACCGGTGTGCTTCGTCCTCGGCCACTCCCGGGCGGCGCGGGACGTGACGGTGGCGGCCGTCGTGACCACGGTGGACACCGCGACCTGGCTCCCGCAAGCCCTCGGCGACGCCGAACTCGACGACGGCCGCACCGTCGCCCAGGTGGTCGTCGGACAGGTCGAGTTCTCCGACGTGGTCGTCCTGAACCGGCCCGAACCGGAGACCCTCGCCGTCGTCCGGCGGCTGACCCCGGCAGCCCGCGTCACTGTCGGCACCGAGCGGCTGAACCAGGCGCTGGCGCACCTGGAGCCGCAGGCACGACGCGGCCGTATCGACGATCCTCACGGGTCGCTGCTGTCGGGTCAGCCCCCGCTCGCTCCGGCAGGCGGCGTCGGCCTCATGGAGTTCCAGTCCCGGCGTCCCTTCCATCCTGCCCGGCTCCATACGGCGGTCGATCTCCTCCTTGAAGGGGTGGTCCGCACCAAGGGGCGGCTGTGGCTGGCCACGCGACCCGAGCAGGTGGTGTGGCTGGAGTCGGCCGGCGGCGGACTGCGTGTCACACCGGCGGGAAAGTGGCTGGCGGCCATGACTTCTCGTGAGGTCGCCTATGTAGCCCCGGAGCGACGCGCGATGGCGGACCTGATCTGGGACTACCGGCACGGGGATCGGCATACCTCGATGACCGTGCTGGTGTGCGGAGCACAGCCCGCCGAGATCCGCGACGCGCTCGGCGCAGCGCTGCTCACGGACGACGAGATGCAGCAGCCACAGGACTGGCGCCGCTACGAGGATCCGTTCGGCATATTCCTCGACGGGCATGCCGGCGAGGGCCGGCTGGCATGA
- the rpmB gene encoding 50S ribosomal protein L28, with protein sequence MSAHCQVTGRAPGFGNAVSHSHRRTRRRWNPNIQTKTYFLPSEGRRVTLRVSAKGIKVIDRNGIESVVARLRREGQKI encoded by the coding sequence GTGTCCGCCCATTGCCAGGTCACCGGCCGAGCGCCGGGGTTCGGCAACGCGGTGTCGCATTCGCACCGCCGCACCCGCCGTCGCTGGAACCCCAACATCCAAACCAAGACCTACTTCCTGCCGTCCGAGGGGCGTCGGGTCACACTGCGCGTCAGCGCCAAGGGCATCAAGGTGATCGACCGCAACGGCATCGAATCGGTGGTGGCGCGCCTGCGCCGCGAAGGGCAGAAAATCTGA
- the rpmG gene encoding 50S ribosomal protein L33: MARNDIRPLVKLRSTAGTGYTYITRKNRRNDPDRITLRKYDPVARRHVDFREER, translated from the coding sequence ATGGCACGCAACGATATTCGCCCTCTGGTCAAATTGCGCTCCACAGCGGGCACCGGGTACACCTACATCACCCGCAAGAACCGCCGCAACGACCCCGACCGGATCACCTTGCGCAAGTACGACCCCGTGGCGCGTCGGCACGTCGACTTCCGCGAGGAGCGCTGA
- the rpsN gene encoding 30S ribosomal protein S14: MAKKSKIVANERRRQLVARHAGRRAELKAIIKCPSTSPEARRAAQSELNRQPRDASPVRVRNRDSIDGRPRGHLRKFGLSRVRVRELAHDGQLPGVRKSSW, translated from the coding sequence ATGGCCAAGAAATCCAAGATCGTTGCGAACGAGCGGCGCCGCCAGCTGGTGGCACGCCACGCCGGGCGCCGAGCCGAGCTGAAGGCGATCATCAAATGCCCCAGCACGTCACCGGAGGCCCGGCGCGCCGCGCAGTCCGAATTGAACCGTCAACCCCGCGACGCCAGCCCGGTACGAGTCCGTAACCGCGACTCGATCGACGGCCGGCCCCGCGGGCATCTGCGCAAGTTCGGGCTGTCCCGCGTGCGGGTGAGAGAGCTCGCGCACGACGGCCAACTACCCGGTGTCCGGAAGTCGAGCTGGTGA
- the rpsR gene encoding 30S ribosomal protein S18, producing MTAKRRAAAPVKKRRNLLTSLGIEHVDYKDTATLRQFVSERGKIRSRAVAGLTVQQQRQVTTAVKNAREMALLPYPGQNPAGR from the coding sequence GTGACGGCGAAGCGGCGAGCGGCCGCGCCCGTGAAGAAGCGGCGAAACCTGTTGACGAGCCTGGGAATCGAGCACGTCGACTACAAGGACACGGCGACACTGCGGCAGTTCGTCTCCGAGCGCGGCAAGATACGGTCACGGGCGGTGGCCGGCCTGACAGTGCAGCAGCAGCGCCAGGTCACCACCGCGGTCAAGAACGCCCGCGAGATGGCGCTCCTGCCGTACCCGGGTCAGAATCCCGCAGGTCGCTAG
- a CDS encoding catalase, translating into MTDKFATTDSGAPIPSLEHSLTVGPDGPIVLQDHYLIEQMANFNRERIPERQPHAKGGGAFGQFEVTHDVSAYTKAAFLQPGTKTEMLARFSTVAGERGSPDTWRDPRGFALKFYTSDGNFDMVGNNTPVFFVRDPMKFQNFIRSQKRLAANNLRDHHMQWDFWTLSPESAHQVTWLMGDRGIPKTWRHMNGYSSHTYSWLNDSGELFWVKYHFKTDQGIDFLTQEDADRLAGEDADYHQRDLYTAIEDGNFPSWTLHVQIMPFEDAKTYRFNPFDLTKVWPHGDYPLHEVGKMTLNRNVVDYHTQMEQAAFEPNNIVPGTGLSPDKMLLARGFSYSDAHRARLGVNYKQIPVNEPHTEVRAYSKDGAMRIRNATDPVYAPNSMGGPEADPRRASEVHWASDGDMVRSAYALRAEDSDWGQAGTLVRDVLDDAARERLAHNIIGHVSDGVKEPVLSRVFEYWRNVDPDLGKKVEEGVRGG; encoded by the coding sequence ATGACTGACAAGTTCGCCACCACCGACTCCGGTGCCCCGATTCCCAGCCTCGAACATTCGCTGACTGTCGGTCCGGACGGCCCCATCGTGCTTCAGGACCACTACCTGATCGAGCAGATGGCCAATTTCAACCGGGAACGCATCCCGGAACGGCAGCCGCATGCCAAGGGTGGCGGCGCGTTCGGACAGTTCGAGGTCACCCACGACGTGTCCGCGTACACCAAGGCGGCGTTTCTGCAGCCCGGTACGAAAACAGAGATGCTCGCCCGCTTCTCGACCGTGGCGGGGGAGCGCGGCAGCCCGGACACCTGGCGTGACCCGCGCGGGTTCGCGCTGAAGTTCTACACCTCTGACGGCAACTTCGACATGGTCGGCAACAACACCCCGGTGTTCTTCGTGCGTGACCCGATGAAGTTTCAGAACTTCATCCGCAGCCAGAAGCGGCTGGCCGCCAACAACCTGCGCGACCACCACATGCAGTGGGACTTCTGGACGCTCTCGCCGGAGTCCGCGCACCAGGTGACCTGGCTGATGGGCGACCGCGGCATCCCGAAGACGTGGCGGCACATGAACGGCTACTCCAGCCACACCTACAGCTGGCTCAACGACTCCGGGGAGCTGTTCTGGGTGAAGTACCACTTCAAGACCGACCAGGGCATCGACTTCCTCACCCAAGAAGACGCGGACCGGCTGGCCGGAGAGGATGCGGACTACCACCAGCGCGACCTGTACACCGCGATCGAGGACGGCAACTTCCCGAGCTGGACGCTGCACGTGCAGATCATGCCGTTCGAGGATGCCAAGACCTATCGCTTCAACCCCTTCGATCTGACCAAGGTGTGGCCGCACGGTGACTACCCGCTGCACGAGGTCGGAAAGATGACGTTGAACCGCAATGTCGTGGACTACCACACCCAGATGGAGCAGGCGGCGTTCGAGCCGAACAACATCGTGCCGGGCACCGGACTGAGTCCCGACAAGATGCTGCTGGCGCGCGGCTTCTCCTACTCGGATGCCCACCGTGCCCGGCTGGGTGTGAACTACAAGCAGATCCCGGTCAACGAACCGCACACCGAGGTCCGCGCCTACAGCAAGGACGGTGCGATGCGGATCCGCAACGCGACCGACCCGGTGTACGCGCCGAACTCGATGGGCGGCCCCGAGGCCGACCCGCGGAGGGCCTCGGAAGTGCACTGGGCCTCCGACGGGGACATGGTGCGCTCGGCGTATGCCCTGCGCGCCGAGGACTCCGACTGGGGTCAGGCCGGCACCCTGGTTCGCGACGTCCTCGACGATGCAGCGCGGGAACGCCTGGCGCACAACATTATCGGCCACGTGTCCGACGGCGTGAAAGAGCCGGTACTGTCACGCGTGTTCGAATATTGGCGCAACGTCGACCCCGATCTGGGCAAGAAGGTCGAGGAGGGTGTGCGCGGCGGCTGA
- a CDS encoding DUF4185 domain-containing protein: MPAELPPLLPGQVLRVGPAAGTGTPTADYGIGATDLCEFMEFPSGILQVCGDSFAGQGVGFGGWYSPIALHVVGESLDDPAGVRYDGVTGVSVPLLADPTPPGASQLPAGVIEINRENWMMVTTTEELRPRTSRLVKAIAGQGNWKTIPGSERDAAYAGGLQSQISGYYDPIPTEESPRGWVYIVANNFDRTGPVVLYRAAPQSFTDRASWQGWTGTAWGGEPAPLWGDRVGEMSVRLIDGKTVLSYFNATTGNMEMRVANAVTQLGDAPVTTVVVAAPWPEPVEDLPPPQDNRLAQPYGGYISPRSTPDAVRVFVSQWNTTPRGGSPYRVIQYAVNPMKPD; encoded by the coding sequence ATGCCGGCTGAGCTTCCGCCGCTGCTGCCCGGCCAGGTGCTGCGTGTCGGCCCGGCCGCGGGAACGGGAACTCCGACAGCCGATTACGGGATCGGTGCGACAGACCTGTGTGAGTTCATGGAGTTCCCGAGCGGGATCCTGCAGGTGTGCGGCGACAGCTTCGCCGGGCAGGGAGTGGGCTTCGGGGGCTGGTACTCGCCGATCGCGCTGCATGTCGTCGGCGAGTCGCTCGACGATCCGGCCGGGGTGCGCTACGACGGGGTGACCGGCGTGTCGGTGCCCTTGCTGGCCGACCCGACGCCGCCGGGGGCCTCGCAGCTGCCCGCCGGTGTCATCGAGATCAACCGCGAGAACTGGATGATGGTGACCACCACCGAGGAGCTGCGCCCGCGGACCTCGCGTCTGGTCAAAGCCATTGCCGGACAGGGGAACTGGAAGACGATTCCCGGCTCTGAACGCGACGCGGCGTACGCGGGCGGACTGCAGTCACAGATCAGCGGCTACTACGACCCGATCCCGACCGAGGAGTCGCCGCGCGGCTGGGTGTACATCGTGGCCAACAACTTCGACCGCACCGGACCAGTCGTGCTGTACCGGGCCGCGCCGCAGTCGTTCACCGATCGCGCCTCCTGGCAGGGATGGACCGGCACCGCGTGGGGCGGTGAGCCGGCGCCGCTGTGGGGGGACCGGGTCGGCGAGATGAGCGTGCGCCTGATCGACGGCAAGACCGTGCTGTCGTACTTCAACGCCACCACCGGCAACATGGAGATGCGGGTGGCCAACGCTGTGACGCAGCTGGGCGACGCGCCGGTGACGACGGTCGTGGTGGCCGCACCATGGCCGGAACCCGTCGAGGATCTGCCGCCGCCGCAGGACAATCGGCTCGCCCAGCCCTACGGCGGCTACATCTCGCCGAGATCCACCCCGGACGCGGTTCGGGTGTTCGTCAGCCAGTGGAACACCACACCCCGCGGAGGCTCGCCCTACCGCGTCATTCAGTACGCGGTGAACCCGATGAAGCCCGACTGA
- a CDS encoding aspartate-semialdehyde dehydrogenase: MVNIGVVGATGQVGQVMRNLLAERDFPADEVRFFASSRSAGKKLEFRGREIEVEDASTADPSGLDIALFSAGATMSRVQAPRFAAAGAVVVDNSSAWRKDPDVPLVVSEVNFERDAAVRPKGIIANPNCTTMAAMPVLKPLHDEAGLTRLIVSSYQAVSGSGLAGVEELAGQARAVIDGVEQLVHDGSALQFPPPNKYVAPIAFNVVPLAGSLVDDGSGETDEDQKLRNESRKILGIPELAVSGTCVRVPVFTGHSLSINAEFSQPISVARAQELLAAAAGVTLVDVPTPLAAAGADDSLVGRIRQDPGVPDGRGLALFVSGDNLRKGAALNTIQIAELLARS, encoded by the coding sequence ATGGTCAACATCGGTGTCGTCGGCGCGACCGGCCAGGTAGGCCAGGTGATGCGAAACCTGCTGGCCGAGCGGGACTTCCCGGCGGACGAGGTCCGTTTCTTCGCCTCGTCGCGGTCGGCGGGCAAGAAGCTGGAGTTCCGCGGCCGCGAGATCGAGGTCGAGGACGCCTCCACCGCCGATCCGTCCGGGCTGGACATCGCCCTGTTCTCGGCGGGCGCGACGATGTCGCGGGTGCAGGCACCGCGGTTCGCCGCCGCCGGCGCGGTCGTCGTCGACAACTCGTCGGCCTGGCGCAAGGACCCCGACGTCCCGCTGGTGGTCTCCGAGGTGAACTTCGAGCGCGATGCCGCTGTGCGTCCCAAAGGCATCATCGCGAACCCGAACTGCACCACCATGGCCGCGATGCCGGTGCTCAAGCCGCTGCACGACGAGGCAGGTCTGACCCGCTTGATCGTGTCGAGCTACCAGGCGGTGTCCGGTAGCGGGCTGGCCGGTGTCGAGGAACTCGCCGGACAGGCGCGCGCGGTGATCGACGGTGTCGAGCAGCTGGTGCACGACGGGTCGGCGCTGCAGTTCCCGCCGCCGAACAAGTATGTGGCGCCGATCGCGTTCAACGTCGTCCCGCTGGCCGGATCGCTGGTCGACGACGGCTCCGGTGAGACCGACGAGGATCAGAAGCTGCGCAACGAGAGCCGCAAGATCCTCGGCATCCCGGAGCTGGCCGTCAGCGGAACCTGCGTGCGGGTTCCGGTGTTTACCGGGCACTCGCTGTCGATCAACGCCGAGTTCAGCCAGCCGATTTCGGTGGCGCGTGCCCAGGAACTTCTCGCCGCCGCTGCTGGTGTGACGCTGGTGGATGTCCCGACACCGCTGGCCGCAGCCGGCGCCGACGACTCGCTGGTCGGCCGGATCCGCCAGGACCCGGGCGTGCCGGACGGTCGCGGGCTGGCCCTGTTCGTCTCGGGTGACAACCTACGAAAAGGTGCTGCCCTCAACACCATTCAGATCGCTGAGTTGCTGGCTCGATCCTGA